A stretch of Salvelinus sp. IW2-2015 unplaced genomic scaffold, ASM291031v2 Un_scaffold1416, whole genome shotgun sequence DNA encodes these proteins:
- the LOC112070755 gene encoding alpha-adducin isoform X5, with the protein MVTPVNDLRGSDSISYEKGEKLLRCKLAAFYRLTDLFGWSQLIYNHLTVRVNSDQERFLIVPFGLLYSEVSASSLVKINIQGEIVDRGSTNLGVNQAGFTLHSAIYAARPDIKCIVHVHTPAGAAVSAMKCGLLPISPEALTLGEVAYHDYHGILIDEEEKVLIQKNLGPTSKVLILRNHGLVSVGETVEEAFYYIHNLVTACEIQVRTLASAGGPDNLVMLDPAKYKARPRCSEHVEGSTHPKWLVGEQEFEAYMRMLDNLGYRTGYPYRCPALRDKAKKFSSDVEIAPSATGYSYAEDSDSGARSPLKLSFQRQQRDKTGWLNSGRPEEAYEEGPDSGSPKSKTKWTNEEGMRQAAVANQFVPLNTNPKEVLEMRNKIREQNLKDITTAGPESQVLCAGSMVDRSFVQDAPLSDCTDTIADLDLSETNSPAKSFRKGELVTASKAIIEKEYQPRVIINKKGPNPFNKQYDQELEDYRKEVELKQKGPDVQGEESFQXSSAGPGQGLSPSTSTQKPPLPPKPLCIPEQGAGVGLVIPGVSEPXPTASSKAASPSSSLPSRDILTGSGGXQGSPGTSTGSGTGGYGEESPSESPHKEFHCAVLKALSTTNXELPALTEVPDSSDALPEPEEEAKGQSPTRTPPSTPVKAEEDSQLEHTYKDESDQATLRQTLPDLTPDDEPSDAPVPALPAEDPATPAATEQPTAVGEEPADAAGDQDCEQDGDESPSKSPSKKKKKFRTPSFLKKNKKKTEEKEGKAKEP; encoded by the exons ATGGTAACCCCAGTGAATGACCTGCGTGGATCTGACTCGATCTCCTATGAGAAGGGCGAGAAGCTGCTCCGCTGTAAACTAGCCGCCTTCTACCGCCTAACAGACCTCTTCGGCTGGTCCCAGCTCATCTACAACCACTTAACC GTACGGGTGAATTCAGATCAGGAGAGGTTCCTGATTGTCCCTTTTGGGCTTCTGTACAGTGAAGTCTCCGCCTCCAGTCTG GTGAAGATTAATATACAAGGGGAGATAGTGGACCGAGGGAGCACCAACCTGGGGGTCAACCAGGCTGGCTTCACTCTCCACTCAGCCATCTACGCAGCCCGGCCAGACATCAAGTGCATCGTACACGTTCACACACCGGCTGGAGCTGCA gtGTCGGCCATGAAGTGTGGCCTGCTGCCCATCTCTCCAGAGGCCCTGACCCTGGGGGAGGTGGCCTACCATGACTACCACGGCATCCTCATAGACGAGGAGGAGAAAGTCCTCATACAGAAGAACCTGGGCCCAACCAGCAAG GTCCTGATCCTGAGAAACCATGGTCTGGTGTCTGTTGGGGAGACTGTGGAGGAAGCCTTCTACTATATCCACAACCTGGTCACTGCATGTGAGATCCAG GTGCGCACCCTAGCCAGTGCTGGAGGGCCTGATAACCTGGTGATGCTGGACCCTGCTAAGTACAAGGCTCGGCCACGGTGCTCTGAGCATGTCGAGGGCTCCACACACCCCAAGTGGCTGGTGGGGGAGCAGGAGTTTGAGGCTTACATGAGGATGCTGGATAACCTG GGCTACAGGACGGGCTATCCCTACAGGTGCCCTGCCCTGAGAGACAAAGCTAAAAAGTTCAGCAGCGACGTAGAGATCGCTCCCTCAGCCACGGGCTACTCCTATGCCGAGGATAGTGACTCAGGCGCTCGCTCCCCTCTCAAACTCAGCTTTCAGAGGCAGCAGCGCGACAAGACCGGCTGGCTCAACTCGGGCCGGCCGGAAGAGGCCTACGAGGAAGGGCCCGACAGCGGCAGTCCCAAGTCGAAGACTAAG TGGACAAATGAGGAAGGAATGCGACAGGCTGCAGTGGCCAATCAGTTTGTCCCGCTCAACACAAACCCCAAGGAGGTGCTGGAGATGAGGAACAAG ATCAGAGAGCAGAACCTGAAGGACATCACGACGGCAGGGCCAGAGTCYCAGGTGCTGTGTGCTGGAAGCATGGTGGATCGCTCCTTTGTCCAG GACGCCCCTCTGTCTGACTGTACGGACACTATTGCCGACCTCGACCTGTCAGAGACCAATAGCCCTGCTAAGTCTTTTAGAAAG GGGGAGCTAGTGACAGCGTCTAAGGCCATCATAGAGAAGGAGTACCAGCCACGTGTCATCATCAACAAGAAAGGCCCTAACCCCTTCAATAAACAGTATGACCAGGAGCTGGAGGATTACCGCAAAGAGGTGGAACTCAAACAGAAAGGACCCGATG TACAGGGTGAAGAGTCCTTCCAGYTCTCTTCAGCTGGGCCTGGACAGGGCCTGTCCCCCTCTACCTCAACACAGAAGCCCCCACTGCCGCCAAAGCCCCTCTGTATCCCAGAGCAGGGAGCTGGAGTTGGACTGGTCATCCCTGGGGTCTCTGAGCCTAMCCCCACAGCCTCCTCCAAggctgcctctccctcctcctctctccccagccgaGACATTCTGACTGGGTCGGGGGGCWGTCAGGGGAGCCCAGGGACGTCCACGGGGTCGGGGACTGGGGGCTACGGGGAAGAGTCCCCCTCAGAGTCTCCTCACAAGGAGTTTCACTGTGCCGTGCTGAAGGCTCTCAGCACCACCAACAYAGAGCTGCCTGCCCTCACTGAGGTTCCAG ACTCCTCAGATGCGTTACCAGAGCCTGAGGAAGAGGCAAAGGGTCAAAGTCCGACCCGCACACCACCCAGCACCCCTGTCAAAGCAGAGGAAG ATTCTCAGCTGGAGCACACCTATAAGGATGAGAGTGATCAGGCTACACTGAGACAGACCCTCCCTGACCTGACCCCAGACGATGAACCCTCTGACGCCCCAGTCCCCGCCCTCCCTGCCGAAGATCCTGCCACTCCCGCTGCCACCGAACAGCCCACCGCCGTGGGAGAGGAGCCTGCTGATGCTGCCGGCGACCAAGACTGCGAACAGGACGGCGACGAATCCCCCAGCAAATCGCcttccaagaagaagaagaagttccGCACTCCTTCCTTCCTcaagaaaaacaagaagaagactGAAGAAAAGGAAGGAAAAGCAAAGGAACCCTAG
- the LOC112070755 gene encoding alpha-adducin isoform X8, whose amino-acid sequence MVTPVNDLRGSDSISYEKGEKLLRCKLAAFYRLTDLFGWSQLIYNHLTVRVNSDQERFLIVPFGLLYSEVSASSLVKINIQGEIVDRGSTNLGVNQAGFTLHSAIYAARPDIKCIVHVHTPAGAAVSAMKCGLLPISPEALTLGEVAYHDYHGILIDEEEKVLIQKNLGPTSKVLILRNHGLVSVGETVEEAFYYIHNLVTACEIQVRTLASAGGPDNLVMLDPAKYKARPRCSEHVEGSTHPKWLVGEQEFEAYMRMLDNLGYRTGYPYRCPALRDKAKKFSSDVEIAPSATGYSYAEDSDSGARSPLKLSFQRQQRDKTGWLNSGRPEEAYEEGPDSGSPKSKTKVWTNITHDHVKPLLQSLSSGVCVPSCITNCLWTNEEGMRQAAVANQFVPLNTNPKEVLEMRNKIREQNLKDITTAGPESQVLCAGSMVDRSFVQRSSVWQDAPLSDCTDTIADLDLSETNSPAKSFRKGELVTASKAIIEKEYQPRVIINKKGPNPFNKQYDQELEDYRKEVELKQKGPDVQGEESFQXSSAGPGQGLSPSTSTQKPPLPPKPLCIPEQGAGVGLVIPGVSEPXPTASSKAASPSSSLPSRDILTGSGGXQGSPGTSTGSGTGGYGEESPSESPHKEFHCAVLKALSTTNXELPALTEVPDSSDALPEPEEEAKGQSPTRTPPSTPVKAEEDEPNLRFSAGAHL is encoded by the exons ATGGTAACCCCAGTGAATGACCTGCGTGGATCTGACTCGATCTCCTATGAGAAGGGCGAGAAGCTGCTCCGCTGTAAACTAGCCGCCTTCTACCGCCTAACAGACCTCTTCGGCTGGTCCCAGCTCATCTACAACCACTTAACC GTACGGGTGAATTCAGATCAGGAGAGGTTCCTGATTGTCCCTTTTGGGCTTCTGTACAGTGAAGTCTCCGCCTCCAGTCTG GTGAAGATTAATATACAAGGGGAGATAGTGGACCGAGGGAGCACCAACCTGGGGGTCAACCAGGCTGGCTTCACTCTCCACTCAGCCATCTACGCAGCCCGGCCAGACATCAAGTGCATCGTACACGTTCACACACCGGCTGGAGCTGCA gtGTCGGCCATGAAGTGTGGCCTGCTGCCCATCTCTCCAGAGGCCCTGACCCTGGGGGAGGTGGCCTACCATGACTACCACGGCATCCTCATAGACGAGGAGGAGAAAGTCCTCATACAGAAGAACCTGGGCCCAACCAGCAAG GTCCTGATCCTGAGAAACCATGGTCTGGTGTCTGTTGGGGAGACTGTGGAGGAAGCCTTCTACTATATCCACAACCTGGTCACTGCATGTGAGATCCAG GTGCGCACCCTAGCCAGTGCTGGAGGGCCTGATAACCTGGTGATGCTGGACCCTGCTAAGTACAAGGCTCGGCCACGGTGCTCTGAGCATGTCGAGGGCTCCACACACCCCAAGTGGCTGGTGGGGGAGCAGGAGTTTGAGGCTTACATGAGGATGCTGGATAACCTG GGCTACAGGACGGGCTATCCCTACAGGTGCCCTGCCCTGAGAGACAAAGCTAAAAAGTTCAGCAGCGACGTAGAGATCGCTCCCTCAGCCACGGGCTACTCCTATGCCGAGGATAGTGACTCAGGCGCTCGCTCCCCTCTCAAACTCAGCTTTCAGAGGCAGCAGCGCGACAAGACCGGCTGGCTCAACTCGGGCCGGCCGGAAGAGGCCTACGAGGAAGGGCCCGACAGCGGCAGTCCCAAGTCGAAGACTAAGGTGTGGACGAACATTACACACGATCACGTCAAACCCTTGCTGCAGTCTCTCTCGTCCGGTGTCTGCGTGCCAAGCTGTATTACCAACTGCTTG TGGACAAATGAGGAAGGAATGCGACAGGCTGCAGTGGCCAATCAGTTTGTCCCGCTCAACACAAACCCCAAGGAGGTGCTGGAGATGAGGAACAAG ATCAGAGAGCAGAACCTGAAGGACATCACGACGGCAGGGCCAGAGTCYCAGGTGCTGTGTGCTGGAAGCATGGTGGATCGCTCCTTTGTCCAG AGAAGTTCAGTGTGGCAG GACGCCCCTCTGTCTGACTGTACGGACACTATTGCCGACCTCGACCTGTCAGAGACCAATAGCCCTGCTAAGTCTTTTAGAAAG GGGGAGCTAGTGACAGCGTCTAAGGCCATCATAGAGAAGGAGTACCAGCCACGTGTCATCATCAACAAGAAAGGCCCTAACCCCTTCAATAAACAGTATGACCAGGAGCTGGAGGATTACCGCAAAGAGGTGGAACTCAAACAGAAAGGACCCGATG TACAGGGTGAAGAGTCCTTCCAGYTCTCTTCAGCTGGGCCTGGACAGGGCCTGTCCCCCTCTACCTCAACACAGAAGCCCCCACTGCCGCCAAAGCCCCTCTGTATCCCAGAGCAGGGAGCTGGAGTTGGACTGGTCATCCCTGGGGTCTCTGAGCCTAMCCCCACAGCCTCCTCCAAggctgcctctccctcctcctctctccccagccgaGACATTCTGACTGGGTCGGGGGGCWGTCAGGGGAGCCCAGGGACGTCCACGGGGTCGGGGACTGGGGGCTACGGGGAAGAGTCCCCCTCAGAGTCTCCTCACAAGGAGTTTCACTGTGCCGTGCTGAAGGCTCTCAGCACCACCAACAYAGAGCTGCCTGCCCTCACTGAGGTTCCAG ACTCCTCAGATGCGTTACCAGAGCCTGAGGAAGAGGCAAAGGGTCAAAGTCCGACCCGCACACCACCCAGCACCCCTGTCAAAGCAGAGGAAG ATGAGCCCAATCTCAG ATTCTCAGCTGGAGCACACCTATAA
- the LOC112070755 gene encoding alpha-adducin isoform X9, whose translation MVTPVNDLRGSDSISYEKGEKLLRCKLAAFYRLTDLFGWSQLIYNHLTVRVNSDQERFLIVPFGLLYSEVSASSLVKINIQGEIVDRGSTNLGVNQAGFTLHSAIYAARPDIKCIVHVHTPAGAAVSAMKCGLLPISPEALTLGEVAYHDYHGILIDEEEKVLIQKNLGPTSKVLILRNHGLVSVGETVEEAFYYIHNLVTACEIQVRTLASAGGPDNLVMLDPAKYKARPRCSEHVEGSTHPKWLVGEQEFEAYMRMLDNLGYRTGYPYRCPALRDKAKKFSSDVEIAPSATGYSYAEDSDSGARSPLKLSFQRQQRDKTGWLNSGRPEEAYEEGPDSGSPKSKTKVWTNITHDHVKPLLQSLSSGVCVPSCITNCLWTNEEGMRQAAVANQFVPLNTNPKEVLEMRNKIREQNLKDITTAGPESQVLCAGSMVDRSFVQRSSVWQDAPLSDCTDTIADLDLSETNSPAKSFRKGELVTASKAIIEKEYQPRVIINKKGPNPFNKQYDQELEDYRKEVELKQKGPDVQGEESFQXSSAGPGQGLSPSTSTQKPPLPPKPLCIPEQGAGVGLVIPGVSEPXPTASSKAASPSSSLPSRDILTGSGGXQGSPGTSTGSGTGGYGEESPSESPHKEFHCAVLKALSTTNXELPALTEVPDSSDALPEPEEEAKGQSPTRTPPSTPVKAEEGDGNAKEYLLP comes from the exons ATGGTAACCCCAGTGAATGACCTGCGTGGATCTGACTCGATCTCCTATGAGAAGGGCGAGAAGCTGCTCCGCTGTAAACTAGCCGCCTTCTACCGCCTAACAGACCTCTTCGGCTGGTCCCAGCTCATCTACAACCACTTAACC GTACGGGTGAATTCAGATCAGGAGAGGTTCCTGATTGTCCCTTTTGGGCTTCTGTACAGTGAAGTCTCCGCCTCCAGTCTG GTGAAGATTAATATACAAGGGGAGATAGTGGACCGAGGGAGCACCAACCTGGGGGTCAACCAGGCTGGCTTCACTCTCCACTCAGCCATCTACGCAGCCCGGCCAGACATCAAGTGCATCGTACACGTTCACACACCGGCTGGAGCTGCA gtGTCGGCCATGAAGTGTGGCCTGCTGCCCATCTCTCCAGAGGCCCTGACCCTGGGGGAGGTGGCCTACCATGACTACCACGGCATCCTCATAGACGAGGAGGAGAAAGTCCTCATACAGAAGAACCTGGGCCCAACCAGCAAG GTCCTGATCCTGAGAAACCATGGTCTGGTGTCTGTTGGGGAGACTGTGGAGGAAGCCTTCTACTATATCCACAACCTGGTCACTGCATGTGAGATCCAG GTGCGCACCCTAGCCAGTGCTGGAGGGCCTGATAACCTGGTGATGCTGGACCCTGCTAAGTACAAGGCTCGGCCACGGTGCTCTGAGCATGTCGAGGGCTCCACACACCCCAAGTGGCTGGTGGGGGAGCAGGAGTTTGAGGCTTACATGAGGATGCTGGATAACCTG GGCTACAGGACGGGCTATCCCTACAGGTGCCCTGCCCTGAGAGACAAAGCTAAAAAGTTCAGCAGCGACGTAGAGATCGCTCCCTCAGCCACGGGCTACTCCTATGCCGAGGATAGTGACTCAGGCGCTCGCTCCCCTCTCAAACTCAGCTTTCAGAGGCAGCAGCGCGACAAGACCGGCTGGCTCAACTCGGGCCGGCCGGAAGAGGCCTACGAGGAAGGGCCCGACAGCGGCAGTCCCAAGTCGAAGACTAAGGTGTGGACGAACATTACACACGATCACGTCAAACCCTTGCTGCAGTCTCTCTCGTCCGGTGTCTGCGTGCCAAGCTGTATTACCAACTGCTTG TGGACAAATGAGGAAGGAATGCGACAGGCTGCAGTGGCCAATCAGTTTGTCCCGCTCAACACAAACCCCAAGGAGGTGCTGGAGATGAGGAACAAG ATCAGAGAGCAGAACCTGAAGGACATCACGACGGCAGGGCCAGAGTCYCAGGTGCTGTGTGCTGGAAGCATGGTGGATCGCTCCTTTGTCCAG AGAAGTTCAGTGTGGCAG GACGCCCCTCTGTCTGACTGTACGGACACTATTGCCGACCTCGACCTGTCAGAGACCAATAGCCCTGCTAAGTCTTTTAGAAAG GGGGAGCTAGTGACAGCGTCTAAGGCCATCATAGAGAAGGAGTACCAGCCACGTGTCATCATCAACAAGAAAGGCCCTAACCCCTTCAATAAACAGTATGACCAGGAGCTGGAGGATTACCGCAAAGAGGTGGAACTCAAACAGAAAGGACCCGATG TACAGGGTGAAGAGTCCTTCCAGYTCTCTTCAGCTGGGCCTGGACAGGGCCTGTCCCCCTCTACCTCAACACAGAAGCCCCCACTGCCGCCAAAGCCCCTCTGTATCCCAGAGCAGGGAGCTGGAGTTGGACTGGTCATCCCTGGGGTCTCTGAGCCTAMCCCCACAGCCTCCTCCAAggctgcctctccctcctcctctctccccagccgaGACATTCTGACTGGGTCGGGGGGCWGTCAGGGGAGCCCAGGGACGTCCACGGGGTCGGGGACTGGGGGCTACGGGGAAGAGTCCCCCTCAGAGTCTCCTCACAAGGAGTTTCACTGTGCCGTGCTGAAGGCTCTCAGCACCACCAACAYAGAGCTGCCTGCCCTCACTGAGGTTCCAG ACTCCTCAGATGCGTTACCAGAGCCTGAGGAAGAGGCAAAGGGTCAAAGTCCGACCCGCACACCACCCAGCACCCCTGTCAAAGCAGAGGAAG GAGATGGGAATGCTAAAGAGTACCTGTTGCCATA A
- the LOC112070755 gene encoding alpha-adducin isoform X13: MVTPVNDLRGSDSISYEKGEKLLRCKLAAFYRLTDLFGWSQLIYNHLTVRVNSDQERFLIVPFGLLYSEVSASSLVKINIQGEIVDRGSTNLGVNQAGFTLHSAIYAARPDIKCIVHVHTPAGAAVSAMKCGLLPISPEALTLGEVAYHDYHGILIDEEEKVLIQKNLGPTSKVLILRNHGLVSVGETVEEAFYYIHNLVTACEIQVRTLASAGGPDNLVMLDPAKYKARPRCSEHVEGSTHPKWLVGEQEFEAYMRMLDNLGYRTGYPYRCPALRDKAKKFSSDVEIAPSATGYSYAEDSDSGARSPLKLSFQRQQRDKTGWLNSGRPEEAYEEGPDSGSPKSKTKVWTNITHDHVKPLLQSLSSGVCVPSCITNCLWTNEEGMRQAAVANQFVPLNTNPKEVLEMRNKIREQNLKDITTAGPESQVLCAGSMVDRSFVQRSSVWQDAPLSDCTDTIADLDLSETNSPAKSFRKGELVTASKAIIEKEYQPRVIINKKGPNPFNKQYDQELEDYRKEVELKQKGPDVQGEESFQXSSAGPGQGLSPSTSTQKPPLPPKPLCIPEQGAGVGLVIPGVSEPXPTASSKAASPSSSLPSRDILTGSGGXQGSPGTSTGSGTGGYGEESPSESPHKEFHCAVLKALSTTNXELPALTEVPDSSDALPEPEEEAKGQSPTRTPPSTPVKAEEDGNAKEYLLP, encoded by the exons ATGGTAACCCCAGTGAATGACCTGCGTGGATCTGACTCGATCTCCTATGAGAAGGGCGAGAAGCTGCTCCGCTGTAAACTAGCCGCCTTCTACCGCCTAACAGACCTCTTCGGCTGGTCCCAGCTCATCTACAACCACTTAACC GTACGGGTGAATTCAGATCAGGAGAGGTTCCTGATTGTCCCTTTTGGGCTTCTGTACAGTGAAGTCTCCGCCTCCAGTCTG GTGAAGATTAATATACAAGGGGAGATAGTGGACCGAGGGAGCACCAACCTGGGGGTCAACCAGGCTGGCTTCACTCTCCACTCAGCCATCTACGCAGCCCGGCCAGACATCAAGTGCATCGTACACGTTCACACACCGGCTGGAGCTGCA gtGTCGGCCATGAAGTGTGGCCTGCTGCCCATCTCTCCAGAGGCCCTGACCCTGGGGGAGGTGGCCTACCATGACTACCACGGCATCCTCATAGACGAGGAGGAGAAAGTCCTCATACAGAAGAACCTGGGCCCAACCAGCAAG GTCCTGATCCTGAGAAACCATGGTCTGGTGTCTGTTGGGGAGACTGTGGAGGAAGCCTTCTACTATATCCACAACCTGGTCACTGCATGTGAGATCCAG GTGCGCACCCTAGCCAGTGCTGGAGGGCCTGATAACCTGGTGATGCTGGACCCTGCTAAGTACAAGGCTCGGCCACGGTGCTCTGAGCATGTCGAGGGCTCCACACACCCCAAGTGGCTGGTGGGGGAGCAGGAGTTTGAGGCTTACATGAGGATGCTGGATAACCTG GGCTACAGGACGGGCTATCCCTACAGGTGCCCTGCCCTGAGAGACAAAGCTAAAAAGTTCAGCAGCGACGTAGAGATCGCTCCCTCAGCCACGGGCTACTCCTATGCCGAGGATAGTGACTCAGGCGCTCGCTCCCCTCTCAAACTCAGCTTTCAGAGGCAGCAGCGCGACAAGACCGGCTGGCTCAACTCGGGCCGGCCGGAAGAGGCCTACGAGGAAGGGCCCGACAGCGGCAGTCCCAAGTCGAAGACTAAGGTGTGGACGAACATTACACACGATCACGTCAAACCCTTGCTGCAGTCTCTCTCGTCCGGTGTCTGCGTGCCAAGCTGTATTACCAACTGCTTG TGGACAAATGAGGAAGGAATGCGACAGGCTGCAGTGGCCAATCAGTTTGTCCCGCTCAACACAAACCCCAAGGAGGTGCTGGAGATGAGGAACAAG ATCAGAGAGCAGAACCTGAAGGACATCACGACGGCAGGGCCAGAGTCYCAGGTGCTGTGTGCTGGAAGCATGGTGGATCGCTCCTTTGTCCAG AGAAGTTCAGTGTGGCAG GACGCCCCTCTGTCTGACTGTACGGACACTATTGCCGACCTCGACCTGTCAGAGACCAATAGCCCTGCTAAGTCTTTTAGAAAG GGGGAGCTAGTGACAGCGTCTAAGGCCATCATAGAGAAGGAGTACCAGCCACGTGTCATCATCAACAAGAAAGGCCCTAACCCCTTCAATAAACAGTATGACCAGGAGCTGGAGGATTACCGCAAAGAGGTGGAACTCAAACAGAAAGGACCCGATG TACAGGGTGAAGAGTCCTTCCAGYTCTCTTCAGCTGGGCCTGGACAGGGCCTGTCCCCCTCTACCTCAACACAGAAGCCCCCACTGCCGCCAAAGCCCCTCTGTATCCCAGAGCAGGGAGCTGGAGTTGGACTGGTCATCCCTGGGGTCTCTGAGCCTAMCCCCACAGCCTCCTCCAAggctgcctctccctcctcctctctccccagccgaGACATTCTGACTGGGTCGGGGGGCWGTCAGGGGAGCCCAGGGACGTCCACGGGGTCGGGGACTGGGGGCTACGGGGAAGAGTCCCCCTCAGAGTCTCCTCACAAGGAGTTTCACTGTGCCGTGCTGAAGGCTCTCAGCACCACCAACAYAGAGCTGCCTGCCCTCACTGAGGTTCCAG ACTCCTCAGATGCGTTACCAGAGCCTGAGGAAGAGGCAAAGGGTCAAAGTCCGACCCGCACACCACCCAGCACCCCTGTCAAAGCAGAGGAAG ATGGGAATGCTAAAGAGTACCTGTTGCCATA A
- the LOC112070755 gene encoding alpha-adducin isoform X10 — MVTPVNDLRGSDSISYEKGEKLLRCKLAAFYRLTDLFGWSQLIYNHLTVRVNSDQERFLIVPFGLLYSEVSASSLVKINIQGEIVDRGSTNLGVNQAGFTLHSAIYAARPDIKCIVHVHTPAGAAVSAMKCGLLPISPEALTLGEVAYHDYHGILIDEEEKVLIQKNLGPTSKVLILRNHGLVSVGETVEEAFYYIHNLVTACEIQVRTLASAGGPDNLVMLDPAKYKARPRCSEHVEGSTHPKWLVGEQEFEAYMRMLDNLGYRTGYPYRCPALRDKAKKFSSDVEIAPSATGYSYAEDSDSGARSPLKLSFQRQQRDKTGWLNSGRPEEAYEEGPDSGSPKSKTKVWTNITHDHVKPLLQSLSSGVCVPSCITNCLWTNEEGMRQAAVANQFVPLNTNPKEVLEMRNKIREQNLKDITTAGPESQVLCAGSMVDRSFVQRSSVWQDAPLSDCTDTIADLDLSETNSPAKSFRKGELVTASKAIIEKEYQPRVIINKKGPNPFNKQYDQELEDYRKEVELKQKGPDVQGEESFQXSSAGPGQGLSPSTSTQKPPLPPKPLCIPEQGAGVGLVIPGVSEPXPTASSKAASPSSSLPSRDILTGSGGXQGSPGTSTGSGTGGYGEESPSESPHKEFHCAVLKALSTTNXELPALTEVPDSSDALPEPEEEAKGQSPTRTPPSTPVKAEEGDGNAKEYLLP, encoded by the exons ATGGTAACCCCAGTGAATGACCTGCGTGGATCTGACTCGATCTCCTATGAGAAGGGCGAGAAGCTGCTCCGCTGTAAACTAGCCGCCTTCTACCGCCTAACAGACCTCTTCGGCTGGTCCCAGCTCATCTACAACCACTTAACC GTACGGGTGAATTCAGATCAGGAGAGGTTCCTGATTGTCCCTTTTGGGCTTCTGTACAGTGAAGTCTCCGCCTCCAGTCTG GTGAAGATTAATATACAAGGGGAGATAGTGGACCGAGGGAGCACCAACCTGGGGGTCAACCAGGCTGGCTTCACTCTCCACTCAGCCATCTACGCAGCCCGGCCAGACATCAAGTGCATCGTACACGTTCACACACCGGCTGGAGCTGCA gtGTCGGCCATGAAGTGTGGCCTGCTGCCCATCTCTCCAGAGGCCCTGACCCTGGGGGAGGTGGCCTACCATGACTACCACGGCATCCTCATAGACGAGGAGGAGAAAGTCCTCATACAGAAGAACCTGGGCCCAACCAGCAAG GTCCTGATCCTGAGAAACCATGGTCTGGTGTCTGTTGGGGAGACTGTGGAGGAAGCCTTCTACTATATCCACAACCTGGTCACTGCATGTGAGATCCAG GTGCGCACCCTAGCCAGTGCTGGAGGGCCTGATAACCTGGTGATGCTGGACCCTGCTAAGTACAAGGCTCGGCCACGGTGCTCTGAGCATGTCGAGGGCTCCACACACCCCAAGTGGCTGGTGGGGGAGCAGGAGTTTGAGGCTTACATGAGGATGCTGGATAACCTG GGCTACAGGACGGGCTATCCCTACAGGTGCCCTGCCCTGAGAGACAAAGCTAAAAAGTTCAGCAGCGACGTAGAGATCGCTCCCTCAGCCACGGGCTACTCCTATGCCGAGGATAGTGACTCAGGCGCTCGCTCCCCTCTCAAACTCAGCTTTCAGAGGCAGCAGCGCGACAAGACCGGCTGGCTCAACTCGGGCCGGCCGGAAGAGGCCTACGAGGAAGGGCCCGACAGCGGCAGTCCCAAGTCGAAGACTAAGGTGTGGACGAACATTACACACGATCACGTCAAACCCTTGCTGCAGTCTCTCTCGTCCGGTGTCTGCGTGCCAAGCTGTATTACCAACTGCTTG TGGACAAATGAGGAAGGAATGCGACAGGCTGCAGTGGCCAATCAGTTTGTCCCGCTCAACACAAACCCCAAGGAGGTGCTGGAGATGAGGAACAAG ATCAGAGAGCAGAACCTGAAGGACATCACGACGGCAGGGCCAGAGTCYCAGGTGCTGTGTGCTGGAAGCATGGTGGATCGCTCCTTTGTCCAG AGAAGTTCAGTGTGGCAG GACGCCCCTCTGTCTGACTGTACGGACACTATTGCCGACCTCGACCTGTCAGAGACCAATAGCCCTGCTAAGTCTTTTAGAAAG GGGGAGCTAGTGACAGCGTCTAAGGCCATCATAGAGAAGGAGTACCAGCCACGTGTCATCATCAACAAGAAAGGCCCTAACCCCTTCAATAAACAGTATGACCAGGAGCTGGAGGATTACCGCAAAGAGGTGGAACTCAAACAGAAAGGACCCGATG TACAGGGTGAAGAGTCCTTCCAGYTCTCTTCAGCTGGGCCTGGACAGGGCCTGTCCCCCTCTACCTCAACACAGAAGCCCCCACTGCCGCCAAAGCCCCTCTGTATCCCAGAGCAGGGAGCTGGAGTTGGACTGGTCATCCCTGGGGTCTCTGAGCCTAMCCCCACAGCCTCCTCCAAggctgcctctccctcctcctctctccccagccgaGACATTCTGACTGGGTCGGGGGGCWGTCAGGGGAGCCCAGGGACGTCCACGGGGTCGGGGACTGGGGGCTACGGGGAAGAGTCCCCCTCAGAGTCTCCTCACAAGGAGTTTCACTGTGCCGTGCTGAAGGCTCTCAGCACCACCAACAYAGAGCTGCCTGCCCTCACTGAGGTTCCAG ACTCCTCAGATGCGTTACCAGAGCCTGAGGAAGAGGCAAAGGGTCAAAGTCCGACCCGCACACCACCCAGCACCCCTGTCAAAGCAGAGGAAG GAGATGGGAATGCTAAAGAGTACCTGTTGCCATAG